The DNA segment GAAGCATACACGGACAGCGCTGTCATTCGTGCTGTATCATACACTGTACAGGCAGTTCAGAGATGAATcgagaccaactagcccagctgtcaaaTCTGTTATCAAAGGTACTTTCCATTATCTGTAATGTTGTATGTATAATGTATAGGACGTTAGTCAATGCTTTTCTCTTCGAAAGTGTAGATAGTTGGGCTTGTTAGTTGCACATACacccaaacctcattataacagtcgcatctgccacgaaaataacttcgttatatccgaaaattcgttataaacatttatttgtaatactgtagctatgacaagaatattcatttactttgttataacgaggtttgagtgtacttcaAGAAACATCACAAAAAAAGATGGGACATACTGTCACATACAGAAGAACGGCGCTGTGTGCATCTTCTGTATGTCCTGTCAATTTTTGCACTGCTCCTTGAAGAAACTTCTCTTCATCTTGCAAATAAAAGTAAGGCCTCCAAAAGTTTTATCTGGCCCTTGTCAGGTGTTTCATTTACCTGGCTTTGCTTGCTTATGATTTCACTGTTATGTATAAAACTTCTACACAAATGATTTGTCTAGCAGTGTTACAGTACACATGAACTGAGCGACATGCGTAGATGGTACAGGCACCCGACCCGATACGCTCATTCTTTCAGTTACTTTACTCAATTTTTGTCACCTGCTACAAAAACAGATTGATACGTCTGACATGGGCGGGGCGTCTTTTGACACAAACCAAGGTCGAAAGTATTCAGCACGGAACAGAAGTAAAAGAGAATTGCGTATTTTTGCACCAAGCATTTCAGCTGGGGCTGCAAAATATTGATTAATAGTGTACGTTCGACAACTTCGGAATTGACACCGTTTTTTTCTTAAATTTCAGGTTCTGCAGTGCACTCGAGAAAGCTTGCGTCGAAACAGTAGAGTCTGGCAAGATGACCAAAGACCTGGCAGGATGCATCCACGGAATAAAGAAGTGAGGATGGAATTAAACCTAACACTGTATATATGCTGCTAGTTTATACAAGGTTGCAAGGGTTCACTTTGTGCATAGCACCGTGCACATGTATTGCACTTTTAAGCACTGGATATAGTGACATGCAAGTTGCACGTGGAGTTGCATAATTGTACAGTTATGCTCCTGTGAAAATAATCTGACCTTTTCTTGAACCTCTTTCAGCGTCAAAGAGAGCGACTTCCTCAACACAATGGAGTTCCTCGAAGCAGTCACCGAGAACCTCAAAAAGAAGCTCAACCAGTGATGCAGTCGTACAGTTAAAGAGTTGCAGAGTACTTTGACACAgtcattttgcaataaaaaaaatttgatACGAAGAGTCTTTATTTCTGCTTGATAATAATTTGGTTAAACTTCGATAAGCACCTTCTAAATAAAACACTCGTGCGACGTCTCACGTAAGGTACTTCACCACGAGGAACATCACGACACAGGTAACAAACATTCCACCGAAAAGAATGAACTTGTCCTGGTAAGTTCGCCTCTCGATCATCCTCATCACCGTATTGGACATTCCGAGCGTGTTGGCCACGTCGAGAATCTTGCGGTGCGCACCTTTGAGCGTTGTCCTTTGCTCCCTCAGGTTGGAAAGTATGCTGGTGCCGCTACCAATCAAATCGTCCACGTTTTTGTTGGCCGACTGAGCCCTGGAATGGAACTGTAACGACTCGTCGATGTTAATGGCCGTGTCACGGGCGTCGTTGGTAGAAAACTTTTTGGACAGCAGTTCTTCTCGGCACTGAAGGGCCTCTTCTCGTTCAAACCGACGCCGCTGCAAGTTTCCCAACGCCGCTTGAAGGTGCTTCTGCTCGTACCTGAGTTCGTCCACTCTCATCTTTGCGTGCTGTCGACGCGACACTGGTTCCTTGTTCGCCAAAATGCCCAGACGTTCGCAGTTGGCAGATAGCTCGTTGATTTTTTCCTGAATGACGCCCTCGATACGCTGCGCTTCCTCGCCAACCGAGACTTCATACCTCTTGAAGCACTGGTGGATATCTTCCACGATGCTGTTGGAAGCGTGGTACAGGCGCTCCATGATGTAACGGACGAAGAGTAGCTGCGCTTATCACCTGTCAATATTTGTCGCGCCGCCGGCGCAGGGAGCGGCAAGCTGCCACATAAGCAACAGCGCAGACAGCAAAATGCAAGAAGCGGCCAGTTTCGTGGTCCCGCAACCAACAACGTCCCGCACTTGTAAAGATCACTCCgggcctgataaaaaaaaactgaagcgcTTAAATATTGTTTATAAATTAACTTTCAAATCTTATGACATGCCGAAACATAATTTAGTAACCAAAGTTAAAGATATATTTGTACATTTCGTATAGATCAATGATGGCCATATAACCGTCCTGAAGCCGCTCGCGCTAAAGCAGGTAAAGCAGGTAAAATGTTATTCGAGCATTGTTATTTAGCTGTCAAATAAACCTACTCCAGACTGCTCCAGACGCATTAACACCGTCATAATGGCAGTTCTTACGCCCTTATTTGACTTTAATTAAGAGAGGCAGCGTTGCGGCGGTAGTGAAGGCAGGTGGTAAAGGTAGCACTGCTCATGTCATCACTCCACTGACTTCTTTTTGCTTGTGTGATGGCGGACATTCAAAGGTGCGTGATGTTTTTCTTCGCTTTGGCCGGTTTCTGTGTAAACTGCATTACAAATGTGCCAAGTCAAGCTTAATTTTCCGTCAGTATGTCGACGAAGGCGTAAATAAATCGTaacttttccttttctttgtaaCGTTGTTGTACTTACTGGCACTAGGGGCAAATTATAAGCGTTCGACTCACGCCGGCGTGGATGCTCGTGGCGTGCAAATGGATAAATCGGCTTTTTGCAGATCGATCAAGGACCTGTGGGTCATCATTTCCGGAAACACTAATCTCAGATCAAACGTAAGTAGCCTTTCTGGGCTGTCACATCGCATCTGAGTGGTGTAACACCACTGTTTACTTCCTCTCTGCTTACTTTCCATAGCAATTGATTGGCATCGAGCTGACGAAAAATGCCGACCAAGTTCTCAATGGACTCCTTTACTTCACCGAGCAAAGGTAATGTGCTTGTCGTTCCATTACTCACTGTTGCTAATCGAACTATGTCACTTTTTTCCTTGTGGGGGCCTAGGAAATCGAAGACGACTGTACCCGAAAGCTTTAATCAAGAACTGCTTTCCAAGCTTAGCACTCTTCTCGTAAGTGAAAGTAGAGTGTGTCCTTTTAAAAAATTAAGCTCATTACGAAGTTgctgcttttttgtgtgtgtgtgtatacgtgaGATGTCAACAAACCAGTTTATTTCAGGGATTGGACAAACAGTGCAGTTACGAGCTGTTCTGTGCCTACTTGACCTACGAGTATCGAGGTACCCCGGATGACTTGAAGGTAACCGCGTGTTCTTTCTGGACATTTCGTATAAGCGCGTCAGCGTGCGCATTCTTTCGAAGGCAAATTCCCCAAAACGTAGAGCTCTGATTTCTTAGCGTACACTGCTGACTtacgattcctttttttttttttcattactaaaGGCAACAGTGGCGAGTGAGCGGAATATACCACACATACTAAACgaggtaacttttttttttttcgtctacatGCTACCAAGTTTTGCTACGACCCAATTTTCCGTTCCTCGTTTCTTTTCAAGATGTTTAAAATGTTAaacttttttttctctggcaGGTGTGGAACTACTATCGCATGGAACGCCTGTTCAGCCTGTTTTGTTTGAGATACATTCTTGAGCACTGGCAGAACCCTTCTCACGAGTATGTGGTAAGAGCTACTTTTACTGTTTTGTAGCAACATTATAAATGCCACATCCAAGAAACATTGCATAAACACAAGTGCGTTCAACATGTGTTGACTAACAGTATTCTGATGGGAACGTATAAAGTTATTTGCACTCTCGAAACTGAAAGCGAGACTGTAAACTTGAAAGTAGAGTTAATTTTTGTACATTAACGTTTTTGATTGCAGGGCATTTTCTCTAACGTGAGCTTTGTTCCTTTTCAGAAATTATTTGATGGATTTTTGGAGCGCTTCAATGAAAATGAGATAATCATCAAAAAGGTGCTAATTCCACTTTTGATCACTTTGAGTTTAGAATCTTTTTTTGCTTTACAGTTTCATAAATCATGTTTACAATGAATCAAAAAGCACTTGCAGCAGTAAACGAAGTAATAGGtcctctttttttgttctttgtttttaatGGTGTCGGCTGGTCACAGAATATGTATATTTTTTGAATTTCTCTCTGTACATTGGCACAtgcctttatttttttaaacTCTCGTACATTAAATGAATTCATCTAGCGATTTGGTTTGCACAAGCACTTAATAAGGTTTTATTAGCTTACATAAAAACTGCACTTCAAACCCAGATTGTAAATGTTTGA comes from the Rhipicephalus sanguineus isolate Rsan-2018 chromosome 6, BIME_Rsan_1.4, whole genome shotgun sequence genome and includes:
- the LOC119396787 gene encoding Golgi SNAP receptor complex member 2 — protein: MERLYHASNSIVEDIHQCFKRYEVSVGEEAQRIEGVIQEKINELSANCERLGILANKEPVSRRQHAKMRVDELRYEQKHLQAALGNLQRRRFEREEALQCREELLSKKFSTNDARDTAINIDESLQFHSRAQSANKNVDDLIGSGTSILSNLREQRTTLKGAHRKILDVANTLGMSNTVMRMIERRTYQDKFILFGGMFVTCVVMFLVVKYLT